From the genome of Dermacentor andersoni chromosome 3, qqDerAnde1_hic_scaffold, whole genome shotgun sequence:
TACAGATGTACTGGTTCGAGAATGTTCTCTATTGAATGActaaatgaaacaacaaacgataACTAGATATTTGCACTCACAAAGTGACACTAGTCTTTCATTTAACTTCATCAGTGGACTCCCATTGTACTGGGTAAATTTGgagctttagtttttttttcgctctttatGCGTTGGGAAAGGTTTTTTTAACTCTTTCCATCCTTTTtccaaaatttgttttttttttcaaagccctTTCATCTGTAGTTATACCAACTCTACAGATGTACTGTTTCAAGAATGTTCTCTATTGAATGactcaatgaaacaacaaacgataCCTAAATATTTGCACTCAAAAAGTGACACTAGTCTTTCATTTAACTTCATCAGTGCACTCCCATTGTACTGGGTAAATTAGGACCGTATTTTTCCGCTTTCTATGCGTTCGGAAAGGTTTTTTGGAACACTCTTTCCAGTCTTTTtccaaaatttgttttttttttcaaagccctTTCATCTGTAGTTATACTAACTGTACAGATGTACTGGTTCAAGAATGTTCTCTATTGAATGACTCAATGAAACGTCAAACGATACCCAAATATTTGCACTCACAATGTGACACTAgtctttcagtttcagtttcagtttattattcgttcataacaatttgttacaaaatatggtatacagacaagggtcccaaagtcagagactgcaccgggacccttggattagaagttatacaaaaaaaataaagcggaatagagagcagagaaacaaatcatgaaataagcaaaatataactAAGAAACTGAGTGATGACTCAcataaaagacaaaaggaagagaaaagatgCACGATCAATGGTAATTCCACAGCTTCTAAATAGCAAAATAACATTGTAGCaaattaatcagacagcaaataattcttGAGTCCATATTCGAAAGAGTACAAGGTAGTTGACAACCTAATGGAATATGGaagactgttccaaagtttaagcgcgcaaaaagaggaagccatctttccgtaattagtatgacataaaggcaacaagaaatttccttgtgctgcaaaccttgtgttattgggattaaaaaggagatcagaactaacaaagttgtaagaaacttgttgagttagtaatttgaaaaataatatagctaaatgatagttaaacaaatcagtaacttgaagaatgcGGTTTGTACGCAGTTGTGAAGAGGCGTTAGAGAAAAAATGGCTTCGCGTTGTAATGCGgatagcctgattttgaatgtgctgaatagaggaaagatgacaatgataacTATTACCCCAAGAAACGATACCATAAAggatatgactatgaatgaaagcgaagtacaacgataataatgcttctttggaaaaaaatgcacgtgatttgagtagtgctctgatgccaaatgctgtttttttttgtttgatgtgtgcaatgtggttagtaaacttaaggtggggatctaatttgatgccgaggaaagaaacacaagtggaggcaggaatgtcatgcccattcagagttatggtcggagagcaaggtaaatgtctctgtgATGACTTAAATAACATGAATTGCGTTTTCGTAGGGTTCATAACTAGAAAATTGGCGTTACACCATTCAGTAATTTTTGACAGATCACTGTTTAGTTTCAATATTAGCGAAAGTAATGATTTATCCGAGAGGGCAACAGTGGTATCGTCGGCGTATAATATAGGTAgggtataattaaggcagtcaggtaaatcatttatataaatgcaatatattagtggacctaaaatcgagccctggggcactccttggttaataattttgctttcagcgATCGCCCCGCCTGCGTACACTGTTAATTCACGATTAAACAGAtaactttttaataaattaagaGCTGGACCAGAAATGCCAACATACTtcagtttagtaaacaaaactttgtggtttattgtatcaaaggctttagtaaagTCTAAAAAGACCGAGCCAACAAAGTATCCGAGATCAAGTGAATGTCGAATATAATTAGTCAATGCTAGCAAAGCCAAGTTAGTCGAGCTTCCTGAACGAAAACCGAACTGACAGGGTTTCAGCAATCTAAATTTCTTAAGGTAAATGTTAATACGACGAAGTAttaatttttctacaactttacTAATTGAAGGTAAAATACATATGGGACGATAGTTCGCGACTTGAGCTTTGTCACCCTTTTTATGAACAGGAATGACTTTAGCTTTTAATAGACTTCTAAGGAATATACCGGTCTTGAACACAAGGTTAATTAAGTTACTGAGAGCATCAGAAATAGACGGAGCAACAAGCTTTAAATGAAATGCGGAAATTCCATCAAAACCAGGACTTGTGTCCTTTAAGTTGAAAATCTCAGTAAGGACTTCTTCAGATGTTAcagggaacaaaaagaaagatttatcGCATCGGCTCGTATGATAAACAGAAGGAACATGGGCAGTATTATAAATTTCATAAAAGTGATTACTGAACGCACGAGCAATGCTAGGTGGGTCAGTGATAGTAACATTATTGTAGATTACTTTTTCAATGGAACTGCCAGAACGCGGTACATTCAGAAACTCGTTGataagttgccattgtttttttgGATGAAACTTATTTTTCAGGAATTCATTTTCGTAATATTGCCTTTtagatttcttcaataaattactCAACATGTTGCAATATTTCTTATAGCGTAATGCTAAATTCACATTGAAAGGCTGAGTTTTAGTCTTCCTatagatgttttcttttttcctcatgctCACAAGTAGCCCATTAGTGATCCAAGGATTATGCGgaaatttaaatttctttttgcacttaaCAGTGACAGTGTTAGCGTGAACAGCTTTTAAAAGTAAAGAGGAAAATAACTGAAGCGCTTCTTCTGGATTTAGTTTGGTAGCTATAACTGTCCAGTCAATTTTGTCAATTGCATCAACAAAATTTATAATATCAAGACGAGACGTAAGATAACAGGGATCTGACCTAGGAGGGTTAGATTTGAATGTGACGAATACAGGGTAATGATCTGATATGCCTATGTCAATTACACCAGACTCTGGTGAAGGCGAAATATTAGTGAGGGCATGGTCTAAGAGGGAGCTGCTTCCCTGAGTGGAAATCCTGGTGGCCGAAGTTATTAATTGCTCAAgcccaaagccagaaaaacagtCCGAATAAGCGCATACAGTATTATTGTCGACATCGAGCAAGTTAATATTTATATCACCTACAATTAGGACAGGCTTGTTTTGTTTGAAGAACTAAGCTAAGATCACGAAGGAAATCAGGTATGGAAGAAGATGGAGAACGGTAAATACAGCCAATAATAATTCCGCCACAATAATTTGGAAAAGACAAGGCATCGGTTTCGATCCAAACAGTTTCGCAGTGAAATAGATCTATGGAAAGGTCCAGTCTACGTTTATATTTAATGtggggtgcgacgaaaatcgcgctACCACCATGTTGATATGCAACACGGTTACAATACTCAGCCTGATAGGCACGGAACCCGTATAAATTGCTATCAGCCGGGCCAAGCCATGTCTCagttatgcagatgaatgaaaaaGTGTGGGAAAGAGAGTCAATGAATGAAGATATGTTATCATGATTCTTACGCAAACTTCGTGCATTGaagtgaagcaatgaacaaccaaCAGATTTAAGCAGTGACGTAGCTTCAGAAGGTGAAAACAAAGACATGTTTGAGGGAATGATTGGATGCCTAAAACACAGACTAATCGCAAATCAGGTTAAGTGATGACGCTGAGGTCAGACTCAGAGCTTATGAAGAACACTTTGCTATTTTCAGTCTTGCGTGCTTTAATCTGACAGTTGTCTGTCCaaaggaactgccacttatgctgCTTCTTTAGAGCAAGAGCTCGGCTGAACAGACGTTTGTTCTCAAATGTGAGGTGCTCATTGACATATATAGGGCTATCATTATTACCAGAGAGCCAATCATGGAGGTTCTCAGGCGCGCCTTTCGAGCCTTACGAAGGAAGTCATTCTTCTTGACACGGGAGCAAAATCGAACGATTAAATTTTTATGGGGTGATTTGCTAGCGACCCGATGAACTGTGTCGATGTCCGCCACATCAATTTGACAGTCAATTGCATCAGCGACAGTGCTCAAAATGGCAGAGCAATCCTCTCCTTGCGTTGACGGGATGCCTTTAATTTCAATGTTGTTCAGCCTGCTGTACTGTTCCATTGATGCataaagagcgaaaaaaaaaaaaaaaaggtccaaaTTTACCCAGTAGAATGGTGTTTACTTCATCAAAGTATTTAACTTCATCAGTGCACTCCCATTGTACTGGGTAAAtttggacctttttttttttcgctctttatGCGTTGGGAAAGGTTTTCTTTAATACTATTTCCATCCTTTTCctaaaatgtgtttttttttttcaaagcacttTCATCTGTACTTATACTAACTCTACAGATGTACTGGTTCAAGAATGTTCTCTATTGAATGactcaatgaaacaacaaacgataTCTAAATATTTGCACTCAAAAAGTGACACTAGTCTGGCCGTGGTAACAGGTCTTCTGTCGCCCCACCGGGCTATCGGTATGTACTACCGACTTTGCCATCAGGCGAAACTATGAAGGAGTGTCTGTTCTTACATTGTGACGTTGCCGGGAGACCATACCGCCTCGAAGACTTCCGTGACCCACTGCAAGAACTCGGTGTATTGAAAGACGTGACCGGTACTGGGCCCTTCCAAATGACGCATGTGTGGCTCATCAAGCTACGAACTCCAGAGGTGAAGGAAGTGCTGGTTAGAGCGGGAGGCCTGGAGGTAAAAGGGCGCTTTTGCGCCGTCATTGACCCAGTGCAACAAGACATCACACTCAAAGTGCACTGGGTTCCCTTCCACGTTACCGGGGAAGCATTGAAGAAGGCTTTCGACCACTATGGCGAAGTGAAAGAAGTAAGACAAGAAGATTGGAAGGTGAGGGGCTTCGAACAAGCTGAGTCTACCACGCGTATTGTGCGGATGACGCTCCGAGAGAACTTAACACCGGACGCCCTGCCCCATTGGTTCAAGATATTTGGTGGCTCTGTGCTGGTTGTCGTTCCCGGGAGAGCTCCGATTTGCCTGCGGTGTCGACGCAAAGGACACATTAGAAGGGACTGCAGAGTGCCAAGGTGTTCTGAGTGCCGGGAATTCGGCCATGAAGCACATGATTGCGTACGTACGTATGCAAGAGTTACTGGCAGCACGCAACCCGACGACGAAGGTCTCGAATTGATGGAAGAGGAGGTAACGGAGAAACCGACAGCGTCCTCGGAAACGCCGGTTCAACAGGTGGCAAGTGTCGCAAAAAAGGTGGCAACGCCATCCGCGTCGACACAGGACGCCACAGCAGGAAGAAagcaaagagaaagaagaaggaatGAAGAAGAGAAGACACCGTCTGCGCCCGCAGAAACGGATCACGGGTGTGACGCGTTGAGATGGACGCGGAGCCAGAGACGCCATATGAGACGCCGGATGAGATGGTCACTGAGGAGCCAGCCGTGCCTTCCAAGAGGCACCGAAGCGATGCTCCAGAAGAGGAGACGCCGGCTGACAGTGTTCAGCGCCTGGAGCCGCAGTGGATGGTGGTCCGGTCGACCCGGGCCAAGAAAGGGAAGTCCGCCCCACCGCAACGGTCAGCGTCGCTCACCCGAGAAGGGCAGGCGACGCAATGACCAACGCGACTGGTGTCGCGGGTGCCCGTTGAAGCTGTCGTGCCGACAGGGACGCTCAGTTGGTGAGGGTTGCTATTTGCTGGGGGCCTTACTGTTGTTTTGCTCTCGCTCTTTGAAATGGCTATGTCGTTAGCTCCATTGCGCGTGGGAACCCTCAACGTTAGAGGTTTTAGGGCGAGGCGGCGGCAGCGTCAGCTCCGACGCGTAATGTTGGAAGAAGATTTAGATATATTGGCGATTCAAGAGACTAAAATAGAGAGTGAGAGTCAGACTGATAGTATGGTTGCACAGTTTAGTGACCGCTATACTGTATGCGTTAGTCATGCTGTTGGCACAACGGCCGGTTGCTGTATGTTTATTAAGAAAGGTGTGGGTATAGTTGAGGAAACAGTTATAAGTTGTCAGGGTGGTCGATTCGTGCTGTGCAATTTTGTATATTGCGACATAAAATACCGAATATTATGTGTGTATGCACCAACTAAAG
Proteins encoded in this window:
- the LOC140216842 gene encoding uncharacterized protein isoform X1; the encoded protein is MKECLFLHCDVAGRPYRLEDFRDPLQELGVLKDVTGTGPFQMTHVWLIKLRTPEVKEVLVRAGGLEVKGRFCAVIDPVQQDITLKVHWVPFHVTGEALKKAFDHYGEVKEVRQEDWKVRGFEQAESTTRIVRMTLRENLTPDALPHWFKIFGGSVLVVVPGRAPICLRCRRKGHIRRDCRVPRCSECREFGHEAHDCVRTYARVTGSTQPDDEGLELMEEEVTEKPTASSETPVQQVASVAKKVATPSASTQDATAGRKQRERRRNEEEKTPSAPAETDHGCDALRWTRSQRRHMRRRMRWSLRSQPCLPRGTEAMLQKRRRRLTVFSAWSRSGWWSGRPGPRKGSPPHRNGQRRSPEKGRRRNDQRDWCRGCPLKLSCRQGRSVDENKAVGKIIPECNGLWQRRRIKGFGSNKLSLQAEMITKTPRSA